In the genome of Candidatus Nitrosotalea sinensis, the window GTAAATATTTAGATAAAGAAATTCACTCTGTAGATCGGTCTACAGAGATTCCTTATGGTTTTCTGGATATTTGTAGACCCTCCCCGCAATTAACAATTACATTGGTTTTAGATGACAAGACAAGAAGATAGAATTGACAAGTGGTTTGCAATTCATGTATTAGATAACATTTTTCAAAACAAATCCATCATTTCAGCATGTTTGATTCTTTTTGTTTGATAATTTTTCCCAATGTCACAGTATCAAGAGATGAACGAATTTTTCCTTCCTTGATTTTATTATTCCATTCTTTGACCTTGGAAAATTTTTTACCATCACCAAGTATCTTTGAAGCCAATACAGGATTATGCGACCACCACGAAATTGCCGTTTGTATTACATATTGTAAATCACTATCAGATATTATAGGCCAATGTTGGCTCAGCATATTTTCAAGAGGCAGATCAAGAAGACCCAATCGTTTCTTTATCATGAAAAGAATTTCAGCAAACCTAGGGGGATCTTCAAGTGCAGACATTGCGATTTTCACAAGATTTCCATCCTGTGTACTTTTATCACTGTCAACAAACACGATCTTAATCAATCCACGAGTACCAGAAATAGACAGGCCTTCTTTTTCTAGATCAATTTTTCCGCCCATCTCTTTGAGAATATCAAGCATTACATCTAGTCTTTCTTTTTGTATGTCATCAAGCAATACAGGAACATCAGATTTTTTATCCAGCACAGTGGTCATTATATCAGAAGACTTGACTAGATCTATTTTGATACAACTAAGAACTGTTTTGACCAGTTCATAGTCATTATTTTCAAATATCAAAGTATCAGGAATTCTCTTGTCTATAGTTGCTAATCTTCTAATGACATTAAATATTTCATCTGGGATGTTAGGCAGCTGATCAAATCCTACAAATCCACGGCTTTCTCCAGCATCAGATTTCCATATAGATGATATTGGCTCTGCAAGAGTAGAAACAATATTGTATACAGCACGTTTTTCCATAGAAGCAAGCATAGGAGTTGCACCATTAAGATATGTTCGAAAATATGTGGTGCCTTCAAAACTTGAACATTTGAGTACATTTCCAAGATTTACAGTAGCATAGAATTTGTCTTTCTTTGTTGCAACCTCAAGCGGTATCCAATCTCTAGATTTCGGATCAAACTCCTCCCAAGACTCTTTGCTTGGTAGTTCAATTTCCTCACGGTCTCCTAACTTTCTAATTTCAGGTTTGTATAATCTAGTGATGACCTTGACATGATCTTCTAAGGTATGGACAGTAATATTTGCCCCCCACAGAGAATCAAGAAATTCATTACGTTTTTGAGAATCTACCACAAGAGTCCATTTCTTCTCCACAGAACGTGGTCTTATCTCAAGCCTATTGAGAATCTTGTCCAATCTTGTTTTCTGAGAGAATTGTAATGAAGCAGTTTTTGTAAATGTGTTCCTGTATGTTTCACAGAGATTAGGTTTTCCCCTCTGAAAACAAACATCACAAAATTCAAGCGGTTCCAAATCTGTTCCTTTGACTGTATCAGTGGGTATTATAATCGGTATGACTTGGATGCCTTTTCGCAACCATGTTTATTTTAAGAACCGGAAAACCTCAAAATGAAAAAACAATTCAACACTGTAATTAATTTAACTAGTAGAACCACATGATTATACAATATACCATACCTTGTGAGTCATTCACATAATAGTGACAACAGATGAGTTCTGCAGCTCAAGCATTAGAAGAAGTAGCAGGAAAATTTGCTGCAGAAGCTATAAGACAAGATGCTCAGGGCGACAAGAATGCAGCTGCTGCTAGTTATCAAAAGGCCATTGATGCACTTGTAAAACTAATTCATTTGTTTCCAGAAAATACACTAAATGCCGTTTACGAACAACATTGTGAACAATACAAGAAGAGAATAAACGAATTAAATCTTGATTTATCACATGATGAGAATAATCAAGTAAATCAAGATCATAGAAATTCCAATCAAACTACACTTGGTAACAATCTTGAAAACATGATAATTAAAGAAAAACCAAATGTGAGCTGGAAGGAAGTAATAGGATTAGAAGACGTAAAAGTTGCACTACGAGAATCAATTGTATATCCTGCTAGAAAACCAGAGCTTTTCACTCTTGGATGGCCTAGAGGAATTCTTCTTTATGGACCCCCAGGATGCGGAAAAACAATGTTAGCAGCTGCTACTGCAAGCGAGATAAACGGCTATTTCATAAATGTAGATGCAGCATCCATGATGAGCAAGTGGTTAGGTGATGCAGAAAAAAATGTGTCACAGTTATTTCACATGGCACGAGATACATCAAAAAAAGAAAGCATCCCAGTAATCATACTAATAGACGAGGTAGACTCGCTTCTTGGCAATTCTCAAAATGAAAACGGTGGCGAGATAAGAGTAAAAAACCAATTTCTAACGGAGATGGATGGAGTAAATGACAAAGGTAAAAACCTACAGGTATATGTCATAGCAGCTACCAACAAGCCTTGGAAGCTTGATTGGGCATTTCTTAGAAGATTTTCAAAACGAGTCTACATACCATTGCCCTCTGAAAAAGCCAGGGAAAACTTGTTTGTATCCTATTTATCCAAATTGAAAAAAGACACATCAGTAAATGCATCAGAGCTTTCCAAGATGATAGACGGATACAGTGCAAGCGACATTAAAGATATTTGTCAATCAGTTCAGTTATCAGTAATAGATGAATATTTCACTTCAGCAGATTCTAAAGGAGACAGAGATCTTACACATTCCCAATTACGCGATATTACAATAGATGATTTTAGAAGGACAATAAAGAAAAGAAGACCCAGTGTAAGCACAGACATGATTGTAGAATATTCAAACTGGACAAGAGACTTTAGTGCAACATAGATGCTACATCCAAAGATTTCAAAGATATTATTCTCTTCTTAATGCAACCATCGGTGACA includes:
- a CDS encoding AAA family ATPase, coding for MSSAAQALEEVAGKFAAEAIRQDAQGDKNAAAASYQKAIDALVKLIHLFPENTLNAVYEQHCEQYKKRINELNLDLSHDENNQVNQDHRNSNQTTLGNNLENMIIKEKPNVSWKEVIGLEDVKVALRESIVYPARKPELFTLGWPRGILLYGPPGCGKTMLAAATASEINGYFINVDAASMMSKWLGDAEKNVSQLFHMARDTSKKESIPVIILIDEVDSLLGNSQNENGGEIRVKNQFLTEMDGVNDKGKNLQVYVIAATNKPWKLDWAFLRRFSKRVYIPLPSEKARENLFVSYLSKLKKDTSVNASELSKMIDGYSASDIKDICQSVQLSVIDEYFTSADSKGDRDLTHSQLRDITIDDFRRTIKKRRPSVSTDMIVEYSNWTRDFSAT